The Bradyrhizobium sp. B097 genome contains the following window.
CGTAATTGGAAACACCGTGGTGATACGGATTTCCAAGTCTTAACGAGTTCTTTACAAACACACCTGTCGCGCATGGGGCGGGCACATTTTTTCAGCTCCGACGCATTTCATTCCGAAGCAATTTTCAACGGGCCGCTGACTTAGTCAGCGGCCCAATTGCTTTGCGAGGGCTGTGCGAGCATGGCGACCGCATTTCTCATGGGGTAAAGGCAGTCACCGCAATTCGTCGCCCCGGCGAAGGCCGGGGCCCATAACCACAGCCGTCAGAGAAGATGGGACAGATCGCTCCACTCCGGATTGTCTTGCTCGATCAGGCGAACCTTCCAGTCGCGGCGCCATTCCTTCAGCGCCTTTTCCCGTGCGATCGCCTCTTGTGGTGAAGCGTAGACCTCCATGTAAACCAGTCGCGTGACGCCGTACTTCTTGACGAATTGTGAGCCGCGTCCAGAGCGATGAAGCGTAAGCCGATTGGAAAGATCGTTGCTGACGCCAATGTAGAGCGTCCCATGGCGGCGGCTCGCGAGAATGTAAACGTAATAGACTGCGGCATTCATTT
Protein-coding sequences here:
- a CDS encoding GIY-YIG nuclease family protein; translation: MNAAVYYVYILASRRHGTLYIGVSNDLSNRLTLHRSGRGSQFVKKYGVTRLVYMEVYASPQEAIAREKALKEWRRDWKVRLIEQDNPEWSDLSHLL